A stretch of DNA from Rhodospirillaceae bacterium:
GCCACTTTGCTCTGCAACTCGGGTCGTGCCGTCGGGCCGGGTGGGAAAGGATCGATGACCGTCAAGTTCATCCATACGTCGGACTGGCAGATCGGGAAGGTCTTCCGCTTTGTCGACGGTGCGACGATGGGGCTTCTCCAGGAAGCCCGACTGCGGGCCATCTCGGGGCTGGGTGAACTCGCCGGGATGCACGGGGCGGCCCACGTGCTGGTCGCGGGCGACATCTATGACATGGAGGCGCTGTCACCGCGTTCGCTCAACCAACCCTTGGAACGGATGCGCGGATTCCCAAGTGTCCGGTGGCATCTGTTGCCGGGCAATCATGATCCGCACCGCCCCAACGGGCTCTGGGATCAGCTCCTCCGCAAAGGGTTGCCCGAGAACGTCAGCGTTCATATCGCGCCCGAGCCGGCGGTAGTTGAGAACGAGGAGTTCGTCCTCTTGCCGGCACCGCTATTTCATCGCCGTACGCTGGACGATCTCACGGCCTACATGGACGACGTTGACTTGCCCGAAGGTCCCATTCGGGTCGGGCTGGCTCACGGCACCGTCAGGGGATTCGGCTCCGACGACAAGGACGTTCCCAATTTCATCGCTCCCGACCGACCACGTCTTGCCGGTCTCTCCTACCTCGCATTGGGCGACTGGCACGGGCAGAGGCAGATCAATGACCGATGCTGGTACAGCGGCACACCCGAAATCGACGCCTTTGACGTGGTCGGCGGTGGTCAGGCATTGCTCGTTGAGATCGAGGGACCGAATGCGGTCCCCGCCGTGACCAGCATCCCGACGGGACAGTACAGCTGGGTCAGGCATTCGGAGCAGATCGGCAGCCATGCGGACATCGACCACCTCGCCGAGAAGCTGCGCGGCACCGCCGACGAACTGGATCGGGTGCTTGTCCATCTGGACGTAGAAGGCGCGTTGTCGTTGGGGGATCGTCAATACTTCCAGGAGAAGATCGTGGACGGGGTATCGGCCGCCCTATGTTTCATGCGTGTGGATGATCGCCGCTTGTTCGCGAAGCCGACGACCGAAGACCTGGATCGAATCGATCGTGGCGGTTTCGTGCGCACGGCCGCCGAACAATTGAAGCAATTGGCCGATGAGGGCGAAGGGGATGGCGGCATCGCCGCCGCTGCGCTTGAGCGTCTCTTTGTCGAACACATGAAGCTGCAGGCGGACGAGAGATGAAAATCCGATCCCTTGCCGTCAACCAGTTCAAGAAATTCACTTCCCCGACGCGCCT
This window harbors:
- a CDS encoding metallophosphoesterase encodes the protein MTVKFIHTSDWQIGKVFRFVDGATMGLLQEARLRAISGLGELAGMHGAAHVLVAGDIYDMEALSPRSLNQPLERMRGFPSVRWHLLPGNHDPHRPNGLWDQLLRKGLPENVSVHIAPEPAVVENEEFVLLPAPLFHRRTLDDLTAYMDDVDLPEGPIRVGLAHGTVRGFGSDDKDVPNFIAPDRPRLAGLSYLALGDWHGQRQINDRCWYSGTPEIDAFDVVGGGQALLVEIEGPNAVPAVTSIPTGQYSWVRHSEQIGSHADIDHLAEKLRGTADELDRVLVHLDVEGALSLGDRQYFQEKIVDGVSAALCFMRVDDRRLFAKPTTEDLDRIDRGGFVRTAAEQLKQLADEGEGDGGIAAAALERLFVEHMKLQADER